Sequence from the Fibrobacter sp. genome:
ATATCGTTTTCCTTGTTGCGTACAAGTTCGCCAATGGTATGGATGTTCGCCATACGGAGGCAGTTGCTGGAGCGAACGGAGAGTTCCAGGTCGTCCACGCGCATACGGAGGAGGTTAGCGATACGCTGACGTTCTTCATCCATTTCGAGTTCTTCGGGGCTTTCGAGATCGCCTTCGAAGTTGATGAAGATTTCCAAGTGATCCACGAGAAGCTTTGCAGCGTATGCAAGAGCGTCTTCCGGATCAATGGAACCGTCTGTCGTAATTTCAAGTTCCAGACGGTTGTAGTCCGTCTTCTGACCAACGCGGGTATCGCTGATGTGCATTGCGACTTTCTGAACCGGGTTGAAGTTCGCGTCCATGGCGATAACGCCAATCGGAGCGTCCTTGTCCTTGAGTTCGTCGGCAACAACATAACCACGACCGCAGGAGATCTTCACGTCCAGCGACAGAGAAGCGTTGCCGTTCAATGTCGCAATGTGAACATCCGGAGTCAGGATAGTGACATTGGGATTGTCCATAAAGTCCTTGGCCGTGACTTCGCCATCACCGGACATGTCCAGGTGAAGGGTTTCGTCGTGATCAGACAGGAGCTTTACACGGATGCTCTTGAGGTT
This genomic interval carries:
- a CDS encoding DNA-directed RNA polymerase subunit alpha, with translation MMWKSLQMPRSFQKVETGEDGRYAKFVVEALERGWGITLGNALRRVLLSSLQGAAIVSVKIEGVDKEFSTIPGVKEDVTDIILNLKSIRVKLLSDHDETLHLDMSGDGEVTAKDFMDNPNVTILTPDVHIATLNGNASLSLDVKISCGRGYVVADELKDKDAPIGVIAMDANFNPVQKVAMHISDTRVGQKTDYNRLELEITTDGSIDPEDALAYAAKLLVDHLEIFINFEGDLESPEELEMDEERQRIANLLRMRVDDLELSVRSSNCLRMANIHTIGELVRNKEND